Sequence from the Macaca fascicularis isolate 582-1 chromosome 16, T2T-MFA8v1.1 genome:
TTGCTGAGCTCACATGTGAGCCACAGGGCGGGCATTCCCAGCAAGGGGGAACTCTCCCTACTCGTGTGGCCGAAGGTGAAACGAGTGAAAAGTTTGCAGTTCTTCATGGCCAGGTGAAAGAACAGACCAGGCGCATGGTCCTCTGAGAGCCCCAGTTCTCTTCCGGTCTCACTCCTGCCTTGTTTCTCTTAGGTGTCCCTGCACTAACCTGCAGTGTCCTGTGGGGGTGTTAAGTGGAAGTTGCTACATTAGGGGGTGTGCTAAGGATTCATAATTAGTCACATGTCCCTATAAAATGTGCTCTCCTTGTTGTCACCATGAGGTTTGAAAATCCACAAAGTGTGGGAGGCATCAAGGATAAATGGAATCAAGTGTGTGGATGCGAAGGCAGACGGCAGGGGTGGGACGGGGGAGTGGgcccggccctgccctgccctgccctgccctctggCTGGAGGACTTCTGACATGCTACTCTTTGAGCCCTGTTTccccatcagtaaaatggggataacgaTCACTGCCCTGAAGAGCTGTCTTGAAGCACAGGTTGGATAGTATGTGAATGCCCAGCTCGATCTCTGGAGCCTGATGGCTGCTTAGTGATGCTGGTTACCTTTTGTTTCCACTGGGATGCAGCTTCAGGCTTGGAGATGAAGAGCTTACTTAGGGCACAAGATCTGATCGGTTGGGAGCCATGTGACGAGATTAGTATGTGGGTGGAAAGGGCCCTGGAACCCTGGGGGTATTCTCATTACACAACCTGTGTCCACAGTCTCCGCTGTTGGCACGCCCGGCTCGCCGGTGCTCGTGTTATTGGTCCGTCTGGTGCTCAGCCTATCACAGCACAGGCAGGAACTAGGCTCATTATAATATTGCCATCTATTTCTAGCCCAGGGGTCTCCTGGTGGGGATGGACCCCCAGAAGGGCTGCCAGCTCACTGGTGGCAACAGACAGCTGCACATGTCTGGGCAGGCACATCCAGGCCTGTCGCTGAGCAGCTTCTTCAGCTGTCCCTGAACCTGTTCTTGTCTGAGACTCCAGGGGGCTTTTCCCAGCCTGTTTCTGTTGCCCTTCTGTAGTCTTGGGACTGCAGGTCCTTTAATAGCGTGCCCTGCCAGCCCTGGTTGAGGAGCACACCAAAGAACCTTGGGAACAGGCTGACCTCTCCAGTGGGTCAGGTAGAAGCAGTGCCACCTGAGAAGTACCTCCCTCCTCAGAGGTGAAGTGGCCCCAGTAAATGGTTTACAGAGAGCTGCCCCTCAGTCTAGGGTCAACTCTGAACCAGGCCAAAGCTCTTCTATCTGATGAGTTACGCAAAAGGTGCCAGCATATCTTTACCACACACCGTCATTGTGCTGGGCGGCAGACCCAGCACAAGCAGCGCTCAGGAGTGAGGCCTGGCGTTCTTGCTCCCAGCAAGGCTGTGGCAGGGCGCAGGCAGGCAGTTGCCTCCTGGGCTGGGCATCATATCTTCTGGCCGGGGTTTATTCGTTGAGGTCCTACTGTGTGTTAGATGCTAACGTGAAATACCTCATTTAATCAACACAGTGATCCTGTAAGATTCCATCGCCATTCCTGATTTACAGAGACAAGTGAGGTTCAGAGACATTCCATGACGTGCCCAGAGTCATGGAGGGTGGATCCCAAGTTGTGCAACGTTCACTGTACCACGTTGCAGCAAAGTCTACTAGATCAGAGTTGTTGATCCTAAAAGCTATTCAGTGTGAATAGCTTACATGGGGCACCCCTTACATGGGGCACCAAGAAGCCTTTTCGAAGCCATTTGACTTCCTCTGGCAGAGACTTTTGTGGTGGTGTTACCAGTGGAAGGTTCTTGGTGTCTGGAACAaaaaaattggacaaaatgcacaaaaaaaaacaaggaaagaatgaagcatcaaaaacagacatttattttattttttgagacggagtctcactctgtcacccaggctggagtgcagtggcgccatctcagctcactgcaagctccacttcccgggttcgcgccattctcctgcctcagcctcccgagtagctgggactacaggcgcccgccaccatgcccagctaattttttgtatttttagtagagatggagtttcaccatgttagccagaatggtcttgatctcctgactcgtgatccacctgcctcggcctcccaaagtgctgtgattacaggcgtgagccactgcgcccggtctagagatttattgaaaaaaaaagtacactccacagggtgggagcaggcCCAAGCATAGGGGATCAAGAGCCTGGTTGCAGAATTTTCTGGAGTTTAAATACcatctagaggtttcccattggttacttggtgtacaccctatgtaaatgaagtaggGGCCCACAGTTTGGTTGCAGGAGGGGACCACcatctagaggtttcccattggttacttggtgtacaccctatgtaaatgaagtaggGGCCCACAGTTTGATTGGTTGCAGGAGGGGACCAGAGGCCAAAGTGaagaagtgaagttacaaagttacacccTATGTaaacatctgattggttgcagaaagcaaTCAGAAAGCAACCAACCAGAGActaaagtgaagttacaaagttatactGCTATGCAAATGAAAACTTAGCCTGTGACCAGCCTGATTGGTTGCaggaggggaccaatcagagATACTCTCAGTTTTTCATCTGCCAGGTAGATAaaggttggggggtgggggagtgagggGGCAGTGGGTAGGAGGGGTGGGGATGCAAAGGGAGTAGCTCCTTGGGAGCGGAAAACTGaggtttttcttttgatttagctcTAGGAAGTCAGCGTGAATcagccttatgttccctgcctcagTGGGAGCTCTGATGTGCCATATTTTGCCTCAGTGGGGGCTCTGATGTGCCAACCAGGGTGCCCTGAATGAAGTGGCTGGCCTGACTGTGGCCCTTCTTCATGGATGGCTGTTCCTGGGAGTTCCAGCTCCTCACTAGACACTCATGAGTCAGCCAGTATGAGAGGTCCCTGGGACTAATCACCTGCCAGGTGTTCCCACACTTAGGGTCTCAGGGTCTGGGCCTCCGGCACCCAATCCCTGCTGTTTTGGCCTGGCTGATACCCTTGCGGTCTGAGTGGAACACGGAGCCCTGGGAAGCTGGCCTCACTTACCTTGTCCACGCTCTTTCTTTCCCAGGGCAGCGAAGTCACAGGCCCCACCTTTGCTGATGGCGAGCTCATCCCCAGGGAGCCCGGTTTTTTTCCCGAGGACGAGGAGGAGGCTATGACGCTGGCGCCACCTGAGGGCCCCCAGGAGTTGGACACGGACAGCCCCATGGAGAGCCCTCAGAGCCTGGAGGGGTCTGTCGGGAGTCCTGCCGAGAAGGACGGGGGACTCGGGGGCCTGTTTCTGCCAGAGGACAAGTAAGTTAAAACCGCCTGAAGCTCAGTATTTGACCTCTCAGCCCAGAAATGTGGTTCTTGGAAAGTGTCTCCAGGAAGTAAATGTGAAACATGCTCAAAATTTGTATCAGAGGCATTAGCTGAATAGCAAAAGATTCTAAACATACTAAATGCTTAACAGGAAGGGATAGTTTTGGAATTTTAGGCAGCCGTGCAAagtcaagtttttaaatttaattttactttattttcagtGCTAGTCCTGCAGACAAAGGCAAGTTTTAAATGACTGTTAATGATATGAGATACATGATCtcaattagttttaaaaaagttgtggccaggcatggtggctcacacctatcaccccaggactttgggagactgaggcaggaggatcacttgagcgcaggagtttaaggttacagtgagctatgatcacatcactgcactccagcctggcaacagagcaagaccctgtctcaaaaacaaaaacaaaaacaaaagcaacaaaaaagcaGGTTACAAAGATGTCCATGAGATCAGCTttgttaaaaacacaaacatatgcCAGGcaagtggcatgtgcctgtagtcccagatacttgggaggctaaggctagGAGGAtcgctgaagcccaggagttctgggctctAGTGCACTATCCTGATCAGATGTCTGCACTAAGTTCAGCATCAGtatggtgacctcctgggagtggggcaccaccaggttgcctaaggagggatGAACTGGCCCAGGTCAGAAATAGAGCAGATCAAAACTTGagtgctgatcagtagtgggatcaCACCAGTGAgtagtcactgcactccagcctgggcaacttagcaagaccccatctcttaaaaaaaacaaaacatagataTATGTGTTAGGAAATGCCTAGAAAAAATTAATCTGGAAAATTAAGCAGTTATTTATGTATGgtgggatgattttttttttttttttggaaacagactcttactctgtcacccaggctggagtgcagtggtatgatctcagctcactgcaagctccgcctcccaggttcaagcgattatcctgcttcagcctccccagtagctgggactacaggtgcctgccaccatgcctggctaattttttgtatttttagtagagatggggtttcaccatgttggccaggatggtctcgatctcctgaccttgtgatccacctgcctcggcctcccaaagtgctgggattacaggcacgagccactgcgcctggccaattgaTCATTTTAATTACCTCCCATCTATTCTGCTATATTTTCTATATTGAGCATGTATTCCCATAAtcagaaatgttatttaaaaacaacattaaGACTTAAGTGACTTCCCAGTGAAGCAGTTTCATCTTTAACTTTGGTTTTGGCAGGAAGGACTCCCTTCCATTTCAGCCCTCACCAAGTCTCTTGAGGGATACAGTGCTGTGGGGTGGTGGGAAGCTGCCACCATTGTGCCTGAGGAAGCCGAGGGGATTGCAAGTGGCAACCCGTTACCAGAAGGTGATGGTTACAGCTGCTGCAGGGACatggaaagggaagagaggggTTCCCGTGTTGGTTGAACCACATGAAATTGACAACTTTTAATCAtttccatcttcaaaaaaaaaaagtaattcatgaGGTTCAACCTAGTACATCTCAATGCAGGATTTCTCAAAGTCAAGTGGTTCTCAGAATCCCCATGTTCTTGGTGGGGTCCTTTGGGGCTGTGGATGGAGAGAGGGGCCGTGCTGCTTTCTGGGAGCAgccttgtaatcctagcactttgggaggctgaggcgggcagatcaccggaggccaggaatttgagaccagcctgaccaacatgacaaaaaccccatctctactaaaaatacaaaatgagctgtgtgtggtggcaggaggaggctactcccagctactcaggaggctgaggcaggtgagtgactagaacctggaaggcagaggttgcaccactgcactccagccaggcgacaaagcgagattctgtctccaaaaaaaaaaaaagaagaagacaaactTACAAAAAACAAcacagtgtaacaactatttccatagcatttacattgcattaggtattataagtaatctagagatgattttgAGTACAcaggaggatatgcataggttgTATGTGAATACTATGCCATTTCATATctgggacttgagcatcctcagattttggtgTCCACAGGGGGTCCTGGAACAAATCTCTTTTGGATACCAAGGAACGATCATACTCAGTCTTACAGTATCTAAAATTTTAGATccattatattcattttctatattACTCTcaatgtttgggtttttttttttttcctccataaagtgaaagcaagtttattaaggaaataaaggaataaaagaatggctgctACATAGGGAGAGCAGctactctgaattttttttttctttttttttttttgagatgaagcctcactctgtcgcccaggctggagtgcagtggcgcgatctcagctcactgcaagctctgcctcccgggttcacgccattctcctgccgcagcctcccaaatagctgtgactacaggtgcccgccacgacgcccggctaatttttttgtatttttagtagaggcggggtttcaccatgttagccaggatggtcttgatctcctgaccttgtgatccacccgcttcggccttccaaagtgctgggatttcaggcatgagccaccgcgcccggccactactCCACGTGTTTTAACCTTTCAACAACTGTTTGATGTTCTGCAATTTACTAATTTACTCccattataatttaataattataatttggtCTAGCTGTAGCTAGACAGTTAGGTTGTAAGCAGTGTTTTGCTCCTCTGGGGTAGCATGGGTAGAACTGGTTTGAACTTCAGAGATGATTTCTGTGGTGAGATGTTTCCCTTTAGATAGGGTCCGTGAAATGTACTTACCAGGTCAAGAAGCACAAACTTAATtggtaggctgggcgcggtggctcacgcctgtaatcccagcacttgggaggccaaggcaggtggatcacgaggtcaggagatcgagaccatcctggctaacacagtgaaaccccgtctctactaaaaatacaaaaacttagccaggcgtggtggtgggcgcctgtagtcccagctacttaggaggctgagacaggagaatggcatgaacccaggcggcggagcttgcagtgagtcgagattgcgccactccactccagcttgggtgacagagcaagactccatctccaaaaaaacaaacaaacaaacaaacaaacttaatTGGTAGTGCGAATTAAAGGGAAATGCCTACTCAGTTTCCCTACCGCAGGCTGTGGCTGGGGACCCATGAGTCCTCCTCTGACTTGGGTGCTTTCGGACCCTCAGGTCCCTGGTCCACACTCCATCCATGACGACCTCAGACCTTTCTACACACTCCACCACCTCACTTATCAGCAATGAGGAGCAGTTTGAAGACTACGGGGAGGGTGACGACGTGGACTGTGCCCCCAGCAGCCCTTGCCCCGATGATGAGACCAGAACCAACGTCTACTCGGACCTGGGGTCTTCAGTGTCTTCCAGGTGGCCCCTTGGTCGGGGATGTCATTTGGGGTCAAAAGTTGCAGAACCAATCTGAGCACATCCTAGGGGGTCGGGGCGGGGGTCGAGTCCTGAGCTGGCCCCTTTTCCTTTGTCCTAAGCTACATGAGTTCTGTTCCTGGGGCTTGGGGTTGCTACCTTTGCACCCTGATTAGGGGTCAGAAGTTCCTCCTGAATTAAATGACCTAGGAGGCTGCACACTGGGGGCCATGGGGCTCTGTGTCGTCTTGTGTCCTAGAGCCTCAGTGTTGAAGGGTCCTTCCAAGTGACCCTCTATGATCCCTTCTCACCCACCTGAGTCACCACTTTCTCAGTTTGCCTTAGCTGTTAAATGGGTATGCATCACTGGCTTCTCTTTGAGCATGTTGGAGAAGGGATGATCTGTTGCTATACTTCCactccctgcccctctccctaACAAGGTTCAAAGGTACTGGGGACTCAAGTAAAGTCAGCTCAGCAGGGTGGCATAGGGCACCAGACTGGACAGCAATTAAGGTGGTGATTCCTTTCCCTCGTGAACCAGTGCGGGGCAGACGCCTAGGAAAATGCGGCACGTGTACAACAGCGAATTGCTAGATGTTTACTGCTCTCAATGCTGCAAGAAAATCAACCTGCTCAATGACTTGGAAGCCCGACTGAAAAACCTGAAGGCCAATAGGTGAGACCTGGGCCCAGCCCGGGAGCGGGAGGCCAGGGGGCCAGAGCAGGGCCTGGAGGGAGAAGCTACAGGCATGGCGACCCCTGCTCTCTGGGCAGATGAGAGTTCTCAGAGGAGGGTTGATCCAGGGGCTTTTGCTGCCACAGGAAATCAGGCTGTTTCTTCTCAGGACCAAGCTGACTAGTGAATTCCTTTGAGTGGGAGGGAAGGGCCTTGTCCTGCACTTTTGTGTCTTACAGCTGGGACAGAGTAAGGGAGTGGACTAAGCCCCTCTGTTCAATGACTGTTTCCTCTCTCTCTAGCCCCAACCGAAAGATCTCCAGTACAGCCTTTGGACGGTAAGGCCCGCCTCAGGGGAGGGCAAATTGAGTGCTGTCCCCATGCTGCCCACTGGCCGGGGCTCCCTGCCAGCAGCCCAGACTCAGCTGGTGCCCGCATGTGGCTGAGAGAGCAGAGGGGAATGAGGCCATCCCAGGGCAGTGCAGCCAGGGCAGCGCAGCCAGGGCAGCGTCCACTTCTGAAAAACAGGGGCCAGctcctccctgccctctccccaccccttgtCCCTTCTTCAAATCCTAGGTCACCTCGACTTCAGGCAGGCACGCCAGGGATGCCCTGAGAGAGACAGAGCACCCCACAGCGTTCAGTGCCCTTCCCCCCTCTTGGAGCTGGCAGCCATACTCAATAAAGAGACCCCGGGTTTCCTGCAGGCGGGGATCTGGACATGAGCGTGTGCCATCAGGGCTGGTCACTTTGCTCTGATTAAGTCCTGCAGCAGCTGAGTGTGGCCCCAGGTCCACACTCGGGGCTTTGGGAGCTGGCAGCAAAGGCTCAGGAGCTAGGTGGGTTGGCCTCTTGGCAGAGACCCTGGCTGCTGCCTGTTAGGGAGCTGGAAGGGGATGTCACTGGGGGTGGCAGCTGGATTTTGCCTCAGGCACGGGTTAGCTCACCAGGCCCAGTCCCACCCCAGCTCACTGCTCTGCAAGGCCTAGTGAATTCTCTGCCTTTGCCATCCCCCAGAGTTCCCAGAGATGTAGCAGGAGCCAGCTTGGTGGAGAGGCTCAAGCCTCTGCCAGGGCCATGGAGCTGGGCTACCTCCTCAGGGGCTTCCCCACTGGAAGAGGAGCGGGCTCACGTGCCAGCTCAGGTCACTGGGTAGCTGCAGGTCAGCCTGCTGGCGTGAAGAGGGCTCTGAGGCCGCAGGAGAAGCTGTGCCTCTTTGACTGTGTCTGCCAGGGAACCCCGGGGGTCTGTACAGCCCATTTGCCATCCTCTGGGCTGGATGATCTGCTGGGATTGGCAACACTCTCCGTCTCAGGCTGAGTGAGGGCGGCCTCCTTAAAGGGGCAGATCCCCTGGGGTACTGGATGCTAGCCTAGCCAGTAGCCTGAGTTGGCCCCTGTCTCTGGAAGGCCCCTGCAGCCAGAcgccctctccccacccctgcaggCAGCTCATGCACAGCAGCAACTTCAGCAGCAGCAACGGCAGCACCGAAGACCTGTTCCGGGACAGCATTGACTCCTGTGACAATGACATCACAGAGAAGGTGGGCCCCGGGTGGCTGGAGAAGGGACTGAATGCGTGCCTGCTCCCAGGGGAGGTGGGGTGTGCTCGGGCTACTGTCTGGGGACTTGGAAGACCCTGTGCCTGCCCAGGAATTGGGGATAGGTGGCCCTGGTGTGTTCCCCGCCCCTCACCCCACACATGACTGTTCTCGGATACATGGTGGTTTGGAGGTCCTGCTCATGAACCTCACGGCATCGAGGTTCTCGGTTCTGTGGCCTCGGGGGTCTTCTCCACCCAACCCCTGCCCCCTGCTGCAGGTAAGCTTCCTGGAAAAGAAGGTGACAGAGCTGGAGAATGACAGCCTGACCAATGGGGACCTGAAGAGCAAGCTGAAGCAAGAGAACACGCAGCTGGTGCACAGGTCAGGGAGGCAGGGCGCTGGGGGCTTGGCTGTGACTCTGGGGAACAAAGGGGGGTCCTTCTTGCTGAGACCTCCGGGAGGAGGCAGCCTTATGCCTTTGCAGCTCTGAGGGTCTGTGATGCATCAGCCTCTTGTCACGTGGCCCTGCCCACATGTGGTGCCCAGGACAGGACCTTAGGGACAGGGAGACAGGTTGGAGCTCGACCTTGGCTCTAGGCCAGATGGATTCCACCCCTGAGGTCTGCAGCCACAGGGCTGGTCCAAGATGGGAGTGGGGATCCACTGTCTCTCATACAGTGACAGGAGCCTGATGTCCCTGCCTAGGGACAAGCTCTGCAGGGGACAGGCCAGTGTGAGCTGGGCGGTGGGAAGGGTCCAGCACAGCTGCTGCTGGAGGTCCCCTGAGCCTGCCGTTCCTGACGCCGTCTGCAGTGGTGAATGCAGGGTTTAGTTGTCCTCACCGATGGCATGACCCTTGGGGGACATACCCTGGCCAGGGGTTCGGTCCTCTAACTTGTCACAGGGCCCATCTTGGGCCCTTCTGTACACCCCAGAAGGTCAGCCTGGTGGAGGGGCTGTTGCCCGTGAGACGTACCCCAGACCAAAATACCAACCAGGCTGTCACTGGGGTGCTCACGTCTACGTGCCCCTGGCCCTGTCCCAGGTCTGGGGCAGACTTCAGGCCACTGGCCGGGATGTGCCTATTTTGGGAGTCAAGATGCCCAATAAGCTGAATTATTAATCAGAGGGGTGGCCGGGACGGATTAGTACAAAAAGTAGAGGTGAGGCCTGAGTGCTTCCAGCCAGGTGTGGCTGCAGGGACTGGGGGGGGTGGTCCCTCCCTGTGCTGCCCTGAGCGCCCCACCTTCTGACTGCCAGGCCTGTTCCTTCATGGCATGCGTGACCAGCACCCCCTCTAGATATGTGGTGTCCCTGTTCATCTCTCCGAAAGCTACTGGCCCACACACCCTCGGTGGGCATGCCAGTGACTCAGGGTCTTAGGGCCCAGGGTTCCCGGTGCCACAGCCTGGGTTGGGGTGAAATAGTGCAGGCCCCAAGAGCTTGCCCCTTGCGCTGTCCTCAGGGTGCATGAGCTGGAGGAGATGGTGAAGGATCAGGAGACCACAGCCGAGCAGGCGCTGGAGGAGGAGGCGCGGCGCCACCGGGAGGCCTACAGCAAGCTGGAGAGGGAGAAGGCCACCGAGGTGGAGCTGCTCAATGCCAGGTGGGCCCCTCCACTGAGCCCCTCCCTCAGAGGGATCCCCTGCCCTGGGGCAGCCCTGTGGGATAGGcgctatccccattttatagatgggaagctgaggctgagggGCAGCTTCTTGAGCCTTCCCAGTAGTAACAGTTCCACTTTCATACCACGAGAAACACAGAGGCATATGCTCTTCAGAAAGTTCGCTAAAGAATGTTCCCAGGAGCGTGGCTCACATTTGGTAATGCGAACTACACATATGTCAATGAGTAAAGGGCCTGGGCTGGGTCTAATGTCCAGGCCTAGAGCGCCCCCTGCTGTCAGATTCTCCCCTGACCCCTGAGGGACTGAGCCAGAGCCCCAGGGCCAAGGTAAATGGAAAACCCGGCTCCTGTTCCTTGCGTGTACCTGTGGCTTCACCATTGGAATGTGAGGCAGGCAGGACAAGGAGCAGCCTGTGGCCAGGGATCTGGGTTGGTCTCCCGTTAGCTCCATGGCCTTG
This genomic interval carries:
- the RAB11FIP4 gene encoding rab11 family-interacting protein 4 isoform X2 yields the protein MRTPPALGSQGSEVTGPTFADGELIPREPGFFPEDEEEAMTLAPPEGPQELDTDSPMESPQSLEGSVGSPAEKDGGLGGLFLPEDKSLVHTPSMTTSDLSTHSTTSLISNEEQFEDYGEGDDVDCAPSSPCPDDETRTNVYSDLGSSVSSSAGQTPRKMRHVYNSELLDVYCSQCCKKINLLNDLEARLKNLKANSPNRKISSTAFGRQLMHSSNFSSSNGSTEDLFRDSIDSCDNDITEKVSFLEKKVTELENDSLTNGDLKSKLKQENTQLVHRVHELEEMVKDQETTAEQALEEEARRHREAYSKLEREKATEVELLNARVQQLEEENTELRTTVTRLKSQTEKLDEERQRMSDRLEDTSLRLKDEMDLYKRMMDKLRQNRLEFQKEREATQELIEDLRKELEHLQMYKLDCERPGRGRSASSGLGEFNARAREVELEHEVKRLKQENYKLRDQNDDLNGQILSLSLYEAKNLFAAQTKAQSLAAEIDTASRDELMEALKEQEEINFRLRQYMDKIILAILDHNPSILEIKH